In Plasmodium chabaudi chabaudi strain AS genome assembly, chromosome: 10, a single genomic region encodes these proteins:
- a CDS encoding cytochrome c oxidase assembly protein COX15, putative — protein MYLNKIFGKYSYLGKVTKHGFNGKSQLQNKRVFNTLNKLSNKDEACILQKAEKYGSYVKEGYEFKVGIWLNTCSLLVLGMITLGGYTRLTESGLSITDWKVNGIKYPQNDEEWINEFEKYKLTPEYKEVHYNMSLEEYKKIFFNEWLHRTVGRGIGLYFISGVTYFLCRNSLKKNMLKKLSFIFGLGAFQGFVGWWMVKSGFKKPETENKTPRVSPYRLVFHLFCATATYSYLFLNSLKLIEIGKLRKMFLNSSSKNWNEFLLNELKKEFHEKKQITKGMKFGLFSLAFLILSNIMYGGFVAGNDAGYAYNTWPKMIDKYIPDEVKKFYTDNITQYKQLFENTAIVQFNHRMLSYTIVLNSFLLYFYSKTMALTKKTKKHFVILPFITTTQMVTGISVLVHHVPIPLALVHQFGGFAVLTTILHLLKKSCFKL, from the coding sequence atgtatttaaataaaatttttggaaaatataGTTACCTTGGAAAAGTTACCAAACACGGATTTAATGGCAAATCGCAATTACAGAATAAAAGGGTTTTCAACACgcttaataaattatctaATAAAGATGAAGCATGTATTTTACAGAAAGcagaaaaatatggaagCTATGTAAAAGAGGGCTACGAATTCAAAGTAGGGATTTGGTTAAATACCTGCAGTTTGTTAGTATTGGGAATGATAACTTTAGGAGGATATACACGATTAACTGAAAGCGGTTTATCGATAACTGATTGGAAAGTTAATGGGATAAAATATCCacaaaatgatgaagaatggataaatgaatttgaaaaatataagctAACGCCAGAATATAAAGAAGTACATTATAATATGTCTTtagaagaatataaaaaaatattttttaatgaatgGCTACACAGAACCGTTGGCCGTGGAATAGGCCTATATTTCATTAGTGGagttacatattttttatgtagaaatagtttaaaaaaaaatatgcttaaaaaattgtcttttatatttggaTTGGGGGCATTTCAAGGGTTTGTAGGATGGTGGATGGTTAAAAGTGGCTTTAAAAAACCAGAAACAGAAAATAAAACCCCAAGAGTTTCACCGTATAGATTAGTTTTTCATCTGTTTTGTGCCACAGCAACATATAGTTATCTTTTTCTTAattctttaaaattaattgaaATAGGAAAATTAAggaaaatgtttttaaatagttCATCGAAAAATTGGAACGAATTTTTACTAAATGAATTGAAAAAAGAATTTCATGAAAAGAAACAGATTACTAAAGGTATGAAATTTGGACTATTTTCATTagcatttttaattctatcaaatattatgtatgGTGGTTTTGTAGCTGGTAATGATGCTGGTTATGCTTATAACACATGGCCCAAAATGatagataaatatatacccgacgaagtaaaaaaattttatacagATAATATAACtcaatataaacaattatttgaaaacaCTGCTATTGTACAATTTAATCATAGAATGTTAAGTTATacaattgttttaaatagttttctattatatttttattcaaaaacAATGGCattgacaaaaaaaacaaaaaagcaCTTTGTGATTTTACCGTTTATTACGACAACACAGATGGTCACAGGTATATCTGTTTTAGTACACCACGTACCTATACCATTGGCATTAGTGCACCAATTTGGAGGATTTGCTGTTTTGACAACGATTTTGCATTTATTAAAGAAGTCCTGTTTCAAGCTTTGA
- a CDS encoding ribonuclease H2 subunit B, putative — protein sequence MDNENAFLFHIFAPYTHKNGDTHKNIIRNYSFIKLPSISEPSKPVLYHYNEQSNELYLLERNYYNPQIEAIKHEHEKINKSHISIFINNYAIENEYSFFCYPIDAIFIFISIIYKNYSNNTYITLEDLLDNVMGCDIDDPQKTNQVIKNTLYIFNKNVNEIKDRLKIICDELYENGKLFFKPNIQKIKNFYNFKCIMLYNYIVENKIVFPDYAQKMDKELLEKYHTSLKNEQILKITNEGNINEIDKYKEYTKHIDSYFVEHNNAYYKFNGQNLKTFIWLIMKGFMYSSLSEKLIPQDISDNLNKIKEETKKIKIQQNETFTKGKKHTLQTPRNQLMIDSFFKKKKVK from the coding sequence atggataatgaaaatgcaTTTTTGTTTCACATATTTGCGCCatatacacataaaaatggggatacacacaaaaatataataagaaattactcttttataaaattaccAAGCATATCAGAACCCTCTAAGCCCGTATTATACCACTATAACGAGCAAAGtaatgaattatatttactgGAAaggaattattataatccCCAAATTGAAGCAATTAAGCATGaacatgaaaaaataaataaaagtcatatatctatatttattaataattatgctatagaaaatgaataCAGTTTTTTCTGTTATCCTATTGatgctatttttatttttatatctataatatataagaacTATTCAAACAATACCTATATAACATTAGAAGACTTACTAGATAATGTAATGGGTTGCGACATTGATGATCCTCAAAAAACAAATCAAGTTATTAAAAacacattatatatttttaataaaaatgtaaatgaGATAAAAGATAgactaaaaataatatgtgatgaattatatgaaaatggaaaattattttttaaaccaaatatccaaaaaattaaaaatttttataattttaaatgtattatgttatataattatatagtagaaaataaaattgttttccCTGATTATGCtcaaaaaatggataaaGAATTGttagaaaaatatcataCATCTCTTAAAAATGagcaaatattaaaaataactaATGAAGGAAATATCAATGAAATAgacaaatataaagaatatacAAAACATATAGATAGCTATTTTGTAGAACataataatgcatattataaatttaatggtcaaaatttaaaaacttTTATTTGGTTAATTATGAAAGGATTTATGTATTCATCATTAAGTGAAAAACTTATACCACAAGATATATCTGATaacttaaataaaattaaagaggaaacgaaaaaaatcaaaattcaacaaaatgaaacatTCACAAAAGGTAAAAAACATACATTACAAACTCCAAGAAATCAATTAATGAttgattcattttttaaaaaaaaaaaagttaaataa